One Solanum pennellii chromosome 10, SPENNV200 genomic region harbors:
- the LOC107002626 gene encoding UDP-URONIC ACID TRANSPORTER 1-like, translated as MSSAQSEKQTLFIASLIIFWYSSNIGVLLLNKLLLSNYGFSFPIFLTMCHMSACAVLSYVSIVFLKIVPFQRIKSRSQFLRIATLSIVFCGSVVGGNISLRYLPVSFNQAVGATTPFFTALFAYLITQKREAWITYGCLVPVVAGVVIASGGEPSFHLYGFIMCIGATAARAFKSVLQGVLLSNEGEKLNSMNLLLYMSPIAVLVLLPATLVMEPNVIDATITLAITHRYLVLLILINSIMAYGANLLNFLVTKHTSALTLQVLGNAKGAVAVVISILLFRNPVTFIGIAGYAMTVMGVVAYGESKRRIK; from the exons ATGTCATCAGCACAATCAGAAAAACAAACCCTTTTCATTGCTTCACTTATCATCTTCTGGTACTCATCCAACATTGGTGTCCTTCTCCTAAACAAATTATTACTCTCAAACTATGGTTTTTCTTTCCCTATTTTCCTCACAATGTGTCATATGTCAGCTTGTGCTGTTCTTAGCTATGTTTCCATTGTTTTCTTAAAGATTGTACCTTTTCAGAGGATCAAATCAAGGTCTCAATTCTTAAGAATTGCTACTCTTAGCATTGTCTTTTGTGGGTCTGTTGTGGGTGGGAACATTTCTTTAAGGTATCTTCCTGTATCATTCAATCAAGCTGTCGGTGCAACGACACCGTTTTTCACAGCTTTGTTTGCTTACCTGATCACTCAGAAGAGAGAAGCTTGGATTACTTATGGTTGTCTTGTTCCTGTGGTTGCTGGTGTTGTGATTGCTAGTGGG GGTGAGCCAAGCTTCCACCTTTATGGATTTATCATGTGTATAGGTGCAACTGCTGCTAGAGCCTTTAAGTCTGTTCTTCAAGGCGTCCTTCTTTCCAATGAAGG ggaaaagtTGAACTCCATGAATCTACTGCTTTACATGTCACCAATAGCTGTTCTAGTTTTACTGCCTGCAACGCTCGTAATGGAACCCAACGTGATAGATGCCACTATTACGCTTGCTATAACACATCGATACCTGGTCCTACTTATTTTGATCAATTCTATAATGGCATATGGGGCCAACTTGTTGAACTTTTTGGTAACCAAGCATACTAGTGCATTAACACTCCAG GTCCTAGGGAATGCCAAGGGTGCTGTAGCTGTTGTTATCTCAATACTTCTTTTCCGTAATCCTGTTACTTTTATTGGCATCGCGGGCTATGCAATGACTGTCATGGGGGTTGTTGCTTATGGGGAATCCAAGAGAAGAATCAAATGA
- the LOC107001879 gene encoding alpha carbonic anhydrase 4-like — translation MANTNFFPILFAFIFISSYTICNADEVDDESKFSYLLGTKEGPESWGTIKSEWKLCETGLFQSPVNFRNKSVKITTTIPLLKPNYKNAPAMIVNRGHDIKLQWETDAGSINIDGTEYRLQQCHWHTPSEHKVDGKSFAMEAHMVHQSDDGRLAVVAIPFKIGAPNPFLDELIGHVKRVDDKGLKLGLVNPQQLGVKAEPFYRYIGSLTVPPCTEGIIWSVLYEARTVSMEQMMALRNAVHDGFEANARPVQGLHRRPVYLAM, via the exons ATGGCCAATACAAATTTCTTCCCAATTTTGTTTGCATTTATCTTCATTTCATCATACACAATATGCAATGCTGATGAAGTCG ATGATGAGTCAAAATTTAGTTACTTGTTGGGAACAAAAGAAGGACCAGAAAGTTGGGGTACGATTAAATCCGAATGGAAATTATGTGAAACTGGATTATTTCAGTCTCCCGTTAATTTCCGTAATAAGAGTGTGAAAATTACCACTACTATCCCTCTTTTGAAACCTAATTACAAAAATGCCCCTGCTATGATAGTTAACAGAGGTCATGATATCAAG TTGCAATGGGAAACAGATGCAGGAAGTATCAACATTGATGGTACTGAGTACAGATTACAACAATGCCATTGGCATACTCCTTCTGAGCACAAAGTCGATGGAAAAag TTTTGCTATGGAAGCCCATATGGTTCATCAGAGTGATGATGGTAGATTAGCTGTGGTTGCTATACCCTTCAAAATTGGAGCACCTAACCCTTTTCTTGATGAG TTAATAGGCCACGTGAAGAGAGTTGATGATAAGGGTCTTAAATTGGGACTTGTTAACCCTCAACAACTTGGAGTCAAAGCTGAACCTTTCTATAGATACATTGGTTCACTCACTGTTCCACCATGCACTGAGGGTATTATTTGGAGTGTATTATATGAG GCAAGGACTGTGTCAATGGAACAAATGATGGCACTAAGAAATGCTGTTCATGAT gGATTTGAAGCAAATGCAAGACCAGTTCAAGGCTTACATAGAAGACCAGTGTATCTAGCTATGTAA